AAATTGTTGTTAAATTGTATGtataatattagaaaatatttaagaaagttataaaattatatgtttacCTGCGCAATGTTTGGGTCTTAGTGCATATTTGACATATTTGGATGTTGTcgaataaaattgattttgcttcaagaattgattctaatttgaagttataatttataacttttgagTCAAAACGTGATTTTTACACTGAAATTTATCATTAAACTCAATTTTGTATGaatattttcaaacataaatcactttacattcaactcaattttaatcaaaaatcaattcattcaaaatcaattttaatcaccACAAAATCAAACATACAAAACTTTCACTTAAAAAACATCCCAAAGCTTTTTCTTACAAACATTTACCTTAATGGGTTATAACTTTTACCTAAGTCCCATGGAGATGCATGCAAAACTTAGCGGAAGCATGTATTGTCATTTTAGCATTGCTTCATGTGACACAACACATCACATCACATCTTTTTAacatacttttattattaagttaaatcTCACCAAATAGAAAATGAGTAGTACATGTTGTTGGGTCCCAACACATGTGACACAAGGGATGTTATAATCCAATGCTATACCAAATGTTAGTTAAGAGATATTATGATGCAATGCTATACCAAGTTGTTTGGAGCATAGAAGAGTTTTATTTTGTCTAATAGAATGAATCTTCACCCTTCTTTAGATTAGTGTTCTTTAAGCAATAACAGGATCAGTGGAAACAACTCAGCTGCCGTCCTCACTATGACCAATTCTTTTGCTTACAAGTCAATgcaatgaataaataaagcaaaTAATGAGTTGGTGGATGCTGTCATTTATTGCTTCTAACGAACTAATGCCCCTTTATAGTTGTGTACAGAGGATTTTTAGTGTATCAACAAAAAAGTTGTCAGATAAAATGATTATCttcaaaaatatagaaaattgaaTATGCACTttaatataacttaattttacacaaacattcaataaattttttatattctatagttattttaaaattgcaGTTATAAAGTCAGAACATGTGAAAATATCAAGCGTTCTCATTTGAGGTTGTTTTACACCAACCACACATCTTCATTAAACTCAAAAAATATCCCTATAAATATGGTACTCAATAATTGATGGAACAATTTGTGAAGCATATAGTCTTTTGACTCAACAAACTCATTCATCCGAAACAACCGTACACACCTCTTTCCAATAACATCTATATTGATACTACAACAAATAGTTAAGTTTCAAGAACAATGATCAATAAAGTGATTATCCTTTTAGTTATTATGCTTTTCACCATTTCTGCATTTTGTTCTGATCCAGATCCAGTTATGGATTTCTGCATAGCCAAATCAACAGACAACAGTTTCACCTGCAAAAACTCATCAACAGCAACGGTTGAAGATTTCACCTTCTCTGGTATAAAAGTTCCAGGAAATTTCAAAGAAACTGGTTTTGCTTCAATGGGAgtgaattcaaatatttttccaGGTTTAAACACACTTGGAATGTCTTTTGTTAGAGCAGATTTTGATGTTGGTGGTGTCAATGTTCCACACTTTCATCCAAGAGCAACAGAGGTTGCTTTTGTTCTTGAGGGAAAAATTTATTCAGGATTTGTTGATACTAAAAACAAGATTTTTGCTAAAGTTTTGGAGAAAGGAGAGGTTATGGTTTTTCCAAGaggacttgtgcattttcaaatGAATGTTGGAGATGTTCCTGCTACTATTTTGGGGAGCTTTGATAGTCAAAATCCTGGTTTGATGAAAATTCCAAATGTTGTTTTTGGATCTGAGATTAAAGATGAGCTTTTGGAAAAGGCTTTTGGATTCACTTCTAAGGAGCTTTCTAAGTTAAAGAAGAGGTTTTCTCCAAGctaaaaaatgcaatttttatgtttatggtagaaatttttatatgatataCTTTTTGTATAATAACATTCTTGTGACTATAGTTGAAAAATACATCATCACAGTGGAAAATTATTAGATTGATTTGTAgttaattgttttattaattcattCCTTCAGGaactgtattttatttataataactgAGTTAAAAAGATTAGAAATTTGAGTTGAAGTGTTATTTTTTAAGCGACAAGTAGTAAAGTGTTGGAGTTTGTTTCCAAGCTTCTGGAATTTTGTGTTCATATTTTATAGTTATTAAAGTCAATAatatttgctttttttttttgtgttcaTATTTTATAAGTCATCAAATGATCAAAGTCAATAATTATACACGTTTGGCACAAAAGCTTGAAAATCAAAGGAGTGGTTGGAGGAGATATATTTGACATGAGTGTCTTTATATTTACTTTCCCATTCTGCTAAGCTTAATTAGTTTCTGCCAGGGTGTGCTTTTATCCTAAGGCATCGTTTTCAAGAGGTTGAAACTGCTCCAAATGCTCCTTTTCAAATGACTCTCATGCCCTTGTTTGGTTGTTGCAATCACTTGACCAGCATTTTACTTTTCCATGCTTGTCTATGTATAAAGTTTTTATTGGTGAACCAAACAAGCCATGGGCCATGATTATATAGCCTAAATGAGGACATTGTGTTTTTCTTGTGTAATATTATAGTTCAAGTTTGTATCCCTTTCATTgcatttaaaaaacaaatgttaTTTCATTGTCTCATATACAAAtctttgaaaagaaaaatagaatgaaaataggagacattttataattaaaaaagctAAATTAAAAAACCAAAAGAAATAGAAAACGTTTTCTCAAACTACGTAAATCTagtttctttcctttttctaaTTTCAACCGAACAAAAATGTTTATCCTATGAATCACTAACATTATACATAACACGACACTAATATTAACATGGACACCGAACACGACATTAATAGTGACACATATACATCAATAGTAATTTAAGATCTGAAAGTAATTGAATATAACTACATGTGGCGGTGTCGTATCAATGTCAGACACTAACATATGTCGAATATGAACACACCACACCTTCAATTGAAATGTTAGTTGCTATTTAGTTCCATAACAATATTAGAAGCCTAGCAGGTGTCCGAGGTGGCTTTGATGAATCCATGCTACTTGTTTTTAAGGTTATTGTTTGGCTACTAAGGAAAGAAAAGCTTTTTTCTTGTGGAAATCAAAATGACAAATGCAAGCAT
The genomic region above belongs to Cicer arietinum cultivar CDC Frontier isolate Library 1 chromosome 4, Cicar.CDCFrontier_v2.0, whole genome shotgun sequence and contains:
- the LOC101492536 gene encoding germin-like protein subfamily 3 member 2 produces the protein MINKVIILLVIMLFTISAFCSDPDPVMDFCIAKSTDNSFTCKNSSTATVEDFTFSGIKVPGNFKETGFASMGVNSNIFPGLNTLGMSFVRADFDVGGVNVPHFHPRATEVAFVLEGKIYSGFVDTKNKIFAKVLEKGEVMVFPRGLVHFQMNVGDVPATILGSFDSQNPGLMKIPNVVFGSEIKDELLEKAFGFTSKELSKLKKRFSPS